In a genomic window of Leptolyngbya sp. SIO1E4:
- a CDS encoding tetratricopeptide repeat protein has translation MARRTCSESDHMSAETRAFRSPTQCQYPDDSLQESMTQMRQRALSAARRKEYVYAIAVLNQLLATYPSNAADYSNRGLLHLWNNEPRKALLDFNRAIALDPSLASSYNNRANYYAAQGAKESAIEDYDRAIDLNPFHVRARINRAVTLRELRRYDAALDGFEEALAFRQFAGEIYAERGRTYHLRGDWNGAIADYRRALKVLPAPADTQAPTVHPRWQQIVAWLNQLQPAS, from the coding sequence ATGGCCCGTCGAACCTGTTCCGAATCAGACCATATGAGTGCTGAAACTAGAGCTTTTCGATCTCCTACCCAGTGCCAGTACCCAGACGACTCCTTACAGGAATCTATGACGCAGATGCGGCAGCGCGCATTGTCTGCTGCAAGACGGAAAGAGTATGTCTATGCGATCGCGGTACTCAACCAGCTGTTAGCGACTTATCCCAGTAATGCTGCAGATTATAGCAATCGAGGATTGCTGCATCTATGGAATAACGAACCCCGTAAAGCATTGTTAGATTTCAACCGCGCGATCGCCTTAGATCCTTCCTTAGCCAGCTCTTACAATAATCGGGCCAACTATTACGCAGCCCAGGGCGCCAAAGAAAGTGCGATTGAGGACTACGATCGCGCCATCGATCTGAATCCCTTTCACGTGCGGGCACGCATTAACAGAGCCGTAACGTTGCGTGAGTTACGCCGCTATGATGCCGCTTTGGATGGGTTTGAAGAGGCGTTGGCCTTTCGCCAATTTGCGGGCGAAATTTATGCAGAGCGAGGCCGTACTTATCATCTGCGGGGGGACTGGAATGGCGCGATCGCAGATTATCGTCGCGCCCTCAAGGTGCTTCCAGCCCCTGCAGATACCCAAGCCCCGACCGTTCATCCTCGCTGGCAGCAGATTGTGGCCTGGCTCAATCAACTTCAGCCCGCTAGCTAA
- a CDS encoding RusA family crossover junction endodeoxyribonuclease, translated as MLPFDFVIIGKPVPHRAKDKSALKAWREHVRATAQFCWDGQAPLTDKLSVKITHFYDAPPENVGENLDSERIIKPVLDALNGVIYVDDYQIADLDNRRRNLNGSFRIKGMSPALADGFCKGEEFLHVKVDLLRNPESVN; from the coding sequence GTGCTGCCTTTCGATTTCGTGATTATTGGCAAGCCAGTACCTCACCGAGCCAAGGATAAAAGCGCCTTAAAGGCTTGGCGGGAGCATGTAAGAGCAACCGCTCAGTTCTGCTGGGACGGTCAGGCTCCATTGACCGATAAACTTTCAGTAAAGATCACCCATTTTTATGATGCGCCACCTGAGAATGTAGGCGAGAATCTGGATAGTGAGCGTATCATTAAACCTGTGCTGGATGCATTGAATGGCGTTATCTATGTTGACGATTATCAAATTGCCGATTTAGATAACCGCCGCCGTAACTTGAACGGATCTTTTCGTATCAAGGGCATGTCTCCAGCGCTGGCTGATGGTTTTTGCAAAGGCGAAGAGTTTTTGCATGTTAAGGTGGATCTTCTAAGAAACCCTGAAAGTGTGAACTGA
- the clpP gene encoding ATP-dependent Clp endopeptidase proteolytic subunit ClpP gives MIPTVIEQSGRGERAFDIYSRLLRERIVFLGQEVTADSANLIVAQMLFLEAEDPEKDIYLYINSPGGSVTAGLGIYDTINHIRPDVCTICVGLAASMGAFLLTAGKKGKRMSLPNSRIMIHQPLGGAQGQATDIEIQAKEILYLKEMLNKALAENTEQPLEKIVADTERDFFMSPQEALDYGLIDQVIDRHSVGSRPMAVN, from the coding sequence ATGATCCCAACCGTCATTGAGCAGTCTGGTCGCGGTGAACGCGCCTTTGATATTTATTCTCGCCTGTTGCGAGAGCGCATCGTATTTCTAGGGCAGGAAGTCACAGCAGATTCCGCAAATCTCATCGTGGCGCAAATGCTTTTTTTAGAAGCTGAAGACCCCGAGAAAGATATCTACCTCTACATCAACTCGCCAGGAGGGTCGGTGACAGCTGGGTTAGGGATTTATGACACCATAAATCATATTCGCCCGGATGTTTGCACTATCTGTGTTGGGCTAGCTGCCAGCATGGGTGCATTTCTACTCACCGCGGGCAAAAAGGGGAAGCGCATGAGTCTTCCTAACTCCCGCATCATGATTCACCAGCCGTTGGGGGGGGCCCAAGGGCAAGCAACCGACATTGAAATTCAGGCAAAAGAGATTCTCTATCTGAAAGAGATGTTGAACAAAGCTCTGGCAGAAAACACGGAGCAGCCTTTAGAGAAAATTGTTGCTGATACCGAGCGAGATTTCTTCATGTCGCCTCAAGAGGCCCTAGACTATGGCTTGATTGACCAAGTGATTGATCGTCACTCGGTAGGTAGTCGCCCCATGGCAGTAAATTAG
- the map gene encoding type I methionyl aminopeptidase, with protein sequence MEQQEVITLLSRRELDKMRQAGKLAAKLLDYLEPMVKPGVTTLALNDAAEKWTQKHGAKSAPLGYAGTVMPFPKSICTSVNEVVCHGIPSADQVLRDGDIINIDVTPILDGYHGDTSRTFLVGNPSPLARKLVEVTQECMWQGIRAVKPGARIGDIGAAIQTYAEAEGFSVVRDFVGHGVHRIFHTAPQVPHYGTAGKGKKLRKGMVFTIEPMINVGTHEVEVLADGWTAVTADRKLTAQFEHTVTVTGDGVEVLTLAAAGVPA encoded by the coding sequence GTGGAACAGCAAGAAGTCATTACGCTGCTATCGCGCCGAGAACTTGATAAAATGCGCCAGGCTGGGAAGCTTGCGGCCAAACTGTTGGACTACCTGGAACCAATGGTTAAGCCTGGAGTAACTACCCTCGCTCTCAATGATGCCGCAGAGAAATGGACGCAAAAGCACGGTGCCAAAAGCGCCCCTTTGGGATATGCAGGGACGGTAATGCCTTTTCCAAAGTCTATCTGCACCAGCGTCAATGAAGTTGTATGCCACGGTATCCCGAGTGCTGACCAAGTGCTCAGGGACGGGGATATTATCAACATTGATGTCACGCCTATTCTAGATGGCTATCACGGGGACACGTCGCGAACTTTTTTGGTCGGTAACCCTTCACCCCTAGCCAGAAAACTGGTTGAAGTCACCCAGGAATGTATGTGGCAAGGCATTCGTGCCGTCAAACCAGGTGCCAGAATTGGAGACATCGGAGCTGCCATTCAGACATATGCCGAGGCAGAAGGGTTCTCTGTTGTCCGTGATTTTGTTGGCCACGGTGTCCATCGCATATTTCACACCGCACCCCAAGTTCCCCATTACGGCACTGCCGGTAAAGGCAAAAAACTGCGGAAGGGCATGGTTTTTACCATTGAACCCATGATCAACGTCGGGACTCACGAAGTTGAAGTGCTGGCTGATGGGTGGACTGCAGTGACTGCGGATCGTAAGTTAACGGCCCAATTTGAGCATACGGTTACGGTTACGGGGGATGGCGTTGAAGTCCTGACCCTCGCAGCGGCTGGGGTTCCAGCATAA
- a CDS encoding peroxiredoxin, with protein MAIKVGDTAPDFSLPAQSGESVSLGQFKGQKPVVLYFYPKDDTPGCTVESCTFRDSYEAFKELGAEVIGISSDSIASHQTFARKHNLPFILVSDQGSKTRKAYGVPATLGLLPGRVTYVVDQDGIVRHIFNSQFNPKAHITEALNILKSL; from the coding sequence ATGGCAATTAAGGTTGGTGATACAGCCCCCGATTTCTCCTTGCCGGCTCAGTCTGGTGAGTCGGTGAGTCTAGGGCAATTTAAGGGGCAAAAGCCTGTGGTGCTCTACTTTTATCCTAAAGACGATACGCCCGGGTGCACGGTGGAATCTTGCACCTTTCGAGACAGCTACGAAGCCTTCAAAGAACTGGGGGCAGAGGTGATTGGCATTAGCAGTGATTCTATTGCGTCTCACCAAACCTTTGCCCGTAAGCACAACCTGCCATTCATCCTTGTCAGCGATCAGGGATCTAAAACGCGTAAAGCCTATGGTGTACCTGCCACTCTAGGTCTGTTGCCCGGTCGAGTCACGTACGTTGTCGATCAGGATGGAATTGTTAGGCATATCTTCAACTCCCAGTTCAACCCCAAAGCTCACATTACAGAGGCCCTCAATATTTTGAAAAGCTTGTAA
- a CDS encoding DASH family cryptochrome, whose amino-acid sequence MKVLIWFRNDLRLHDHEPLYDALRMGAQVIPVYCFDPRQFGKTAFGFPKTGKFRAKFLIESVADLRNSLQRLGSDLIVSLGKPEEILPILATQAQVEAVYWHEEVTAEETTIEEAVASKLETLGLTVQTYWGSTLYHPDDLPFPIKKLPDVFTKFRKKVEQYSSVYEAFPAPKQLLPLPASLDPGAVPTLADLGLERPTQDDRAVLSFYGGETAGLARLQHYIWDADCLKRYKQTRNGMLGADYSSKFSPWLALGCLSPRRIYQAVQEYEVDRIKNDSTYWLIFELLWRDYFRFVCAKQGDRVFYASGLRGLNIAWKQDWQRFDAWCQGITGYPLIDANMQELAATGFMSNRGRQNVASFLTKNLGIDWRMGAEWFESLLVDYDVCSNWGNWNYTAGVGNDARGFRYFNIPKQAKDYDPQGQYVKHWLSALKQIPAAKVHSPWTLQSIEQKRFKVHLGVDYPHPIVDLQKSVKANEKLYQAALDHLS is encoded by the coding sequence ATGAAGGTTCTGATTTGGTTTAGAAACGATTTGCGTCTCCACGATCATGAGCCCCTCTACGATGCTCTCAGGATGGGGGCTCAGGTGATTCCGGTTTATTGTTTTGATCCCCGTCAGTTTGGTAAAACTGCGTTCGGATTTCCTAAAACTGGAAAATTTAGAGCCAAGTTTTTAATCGAAAGCGTTGCAGACCTGCGCAACTCGCTGCAGCGACTAGGGAGCGATCTGATTGTTAGCTTGGGCAAACCGGAAGAAATCTTGCCGATTTTAGCTACTCAGGCTCAGGTCGAGGCCGTTTACTGGCACGAAGAAGTGACCGCTGAAGAAACAACGATTGAAGAGGCCGTCGCGAGCAAGCTAGAAACGCTAGGGCTGACGGTGCAGACCTATTGGGGTTCCACCCTCTACCATCCCGATGATCTGCCGTTTCCGATCAAGAAATTGCCAGATGTGTTCACGAAGTTTCGCAAAAAGGTGGAGCAATACAGCAGCGTGTATGAGGCGTTCCCAGCCCCAAAGCAACTGTTACCGCTACCAGCCAGCCTGGATCCCGGAGCCGTCCCGACGCTAGCTGATTTGGGGTTGGAGCGCCCCACCCAGGACGATCGCGCCGTTCTTTCTTTTTACGGGGGAGAAACGGCTGGTCTGGCTCGGCTGCAGCACTACATTTGGGATGCAGACTGCCTTAAACGCTACAAGCAGACCCGTAACGGTATGCTGGGGGCGGATTATTCTTCCAAGTTCTCTCCCTGGCTAGCGTTGGGATGTTTGTCTCCTCGCCGGATTTACCAAGCTGTGCAGGAGTATGAAGTTGATCGCATCAAAAACGATTCAACCTACTGGCTAATCTTTGAGCTGCTGTGGCGAGACTATTTTCGATTTGTATGCGCCAAACAGGGCGATCGCGTCTTTTATGCCTCCGGTTTACGGGGCCTAAACATTGCCTGGAAGCAAGATTGGCAAAGATTTGATGCATGGTGCCAGGGAATCACCGGATATCCCCTCATCGACGCCAATATGCAAGAACTGGCTGCAACTGGTTTTATGTCTAATCGGGGTCGCCAAAATGTTGCCAGCTTTTTAACCAAGAACCTCGGTATTGATTGGCGCATGGGTGCGGAGTGGTTCGAGTCCTTGCTGGTGGACTACGACGTGTGCAGTAATTGGGGCAACTGGAACTACACCGCAGGCGTTGGTAATGACGCCCGCGGGTTTCGGTATTTCAATATCCCTAAACAGGCCAAAGATTACGACCCCCAAGGCCAATATGTGAAACATTGGCTGTCGGCGCTCAAACAGATTCCTGCAGCTAAAGTTCACTCGCCATGGACGCTGCAATCTATAGAGCAGAAGCGATTTAAGGTGCACCTGGGGGTAGATTATCCACACCCCATCGTGGACTTGCAAAAATCTGTGAAAGCCAATGAAAAACTCTACCAGGCGGCTTTAGATCACCTTAGTTGA